TAATGGGCGCCGGCGGTGCGCGCCTCGTTCAGCGCTTCCTCCAGACCTTGCGGCTGGGCCGCGCGGCGCACCAGCGGAAAGTACTCGACGAAGGCGTCGAAGGCCTGCTCAGCCACCACGTTGGGCCGTGGATGGGCATCGCCGGGCGGGGTGTAGTGGGCCTGGGAGATGAACACGAAGGAATCCGCCTGCAGCCGCCAGGAGCTGGCGCGACGGGTGTCGCTGTGATCGAGCACGCCGGCATCGCGCAGATGATATTCGGTGCCGGCCGCCATATCGCTGACCTTCATGCAGCCGCCGAGCGCCATCAGGCTCAGCAGCAGAATCACGCTACGCATCGCAGTTCCTCCCAGGCCGGTGACGGAAATCCGGCGGATAGAGAGACATAGCAGCTTCCGCGCCAACCTGAGTCACAGGCCGCGCTGCCACTCCTGGCGCAGGTGAGCCTGCTGCGGCCGCTCGATGGCCTGGCGCACCTGGGCCAGCAGGCGCGCCTTGTCCGCCCCCAGGTTGCCCTTGAGCACCAGGTAGTTGGAAGCGTGGTCACTGCGGAACACCGTGTCGTGCAGCTCCAGGCCCTGCAGCAGGCGCTCGACCTCGAGGAACAGCTCCTGCTGCTGCAGGGGCTGGAACTCGGCAAAGCCCTGGCGAAAACGCTGCTCGCCGGTAGGAAAACTGACCACCAGGGTCGACAGGTATTCCGGCTGCGCGGCATTCATCAGCCGTGCCGAGTTGTCCGCGTGCTGCTGGCTGAGGGTCGTGCCACCCAGACCATTGAGGATCATCACCGAGCGGGTGATGCCCGCTTCGCCCAGTTTCTCCAAGGCGCTGAGGCTGGACTCGTAGGTCTCGCCCTTGTTGACCAGTTCCAATACCTGGTCGTCGCCGGACTCGCAACCGACGTAGGCCATCTTCAGCCCGGCATCGGCCAGCTCCTTCAGCTCGGCAACCGACTTCTTGCGCAGGTTGCGCGGCAGGCAATAGCTGGAGACCCGCTCGACCTCGGGCATGTGTTCACGAATCGCCTGCAGGATGTTGAGCAGG
The window above is part of the Pseudomonas alcaligenes genome. Proteins encoded here:
- a CDS encoding DUF4823 domain-containing protein; amino-acid sequence: MRSVILLLSLMALGGCMKVSDMAAGTEYHLRDAGVLDHSDTRRASSWRLQADSFVFISQAHYTPPGDAHPRPNVVAEQAFDAFVEYFPLVRRAAQPQGLEEALNEARTAGAHYLLYTRFAAADDRIGTEEEWEDQEALDRLGVDSSVIQLMLIETNTRYLVDTARIRNRGGFLTLYDTKPQDLLRPAFEQYARSLIGVSDR
- a CDS encoding radical SAM protein — translated: MPAEFPIAYIEPVFRPPSEAHSLILPVTNGCSWNACTFCEMYTQPQKKFRARDEAQVLEEIRRAGQQLIVQRVFLADGDALVLPTRRLLNILQAIREHMPEVERVSSYCLPRNLRKKSVAELKELADAGLKMAYVGCESGDDQVLELVNKGETYESSLSALEKLGEAGITRSVMILNGLGGTTLSQQHADNSARLMNAAQPEYLSTLVVSFPTGEQRFRQGFAEFQPLQQQELFLEVERLLQGLELHDTVFRSDHASNYLVLKGNLGADKARLLAQVRQAIERPQQAHLRQEWQRGL